One genomic segment of Aquipluma nitroreducens includes these proteins:
- a CDS encoding SusC/RagA family TonB-linked outer membrane protein — protein sequence MKKIALLLAFFTFGLQVLMAQTKEVSGKVSSAEDGGAIPGVSVSVKGTTIGTVTDMDGVFRLKVPQDAKTLVLSFVGMTTQEIDLGNQTKINVKMVSENISVDEVVVTAMGISKEKKALGYAVENVGGQELTQAANTNLGTAIQGKVSGIEVSSSSGMPGASTKIQIRGARSFTGNNAPLYIVDGTPISSTPDVGTGNSVTGTDYADRALDIDPGDIESINILKGQAASALYGMRASNGVVVITTKSGKGAGKGKPQLSFTTNFAFDVISTMPEFQNEFAQGTGGAYSPSASTSWGPKIAELANDAKYGGNTTNTYTNKDGMKQGMYYVPQRAKAGLDPWAVPAVYDNAKDFFNTGLTQSNAFNIAQGFDKGNFSLSLGNTMSNGIVPSTGLDRYNAKMSAEAQLSKSWKMGFSGNFVTSKLTKQSSANNGIVATVYPAPPSYDLAGIPSYVKGDPYTQNTYRSTSGFDAAYWAIDNNKFTERSQRFFGNVYAEYNTNLNTENQKLVVKYQLGDDAYATNYSDIWGYGHANAKGEVDQYNYTINEMNSLLTAAYNWKVNDDLVFDAVLGNEWVEYGRKYTEGYGKDFNFSGWNHIDNASVYQASDSYRTERTIGVFGNLALAYKSMLYLNATGRNDIVSTMPRNNRSFFYPSVSLGWIFTELESLKNEILTYGKLRSSYAEVGQAGNYYNSYFSTPVYGGGFSSGTPILYPINGVVAYTPYSTVYDPNLKPQNTVSYEFGADLTFFKGIVNFSYTYSRQNVKDQIFSVPLASSTGSSSLVTNGGSIHTNSHEVTLGVNPIKTKNFKWDFAFNFSKIDNYVDKLAPGVNSIFLGGFTEPQVRAGIGDKFPVIYGVSYLRNDAGQIVVDADGMPQSGEEKVIGSVSPDFRLGFNTSFTVFKFRLSALFDWKNGGQMYSGTAGLLDYYGKSKRSGEYRKSDSFLFEKPAVKVTGTDSNGNPTYATNDIKISGADAQTYFSNLNNISESMIYDNSFVKMREIALNYPLIDKSGLKVNINVFARNIIVWSKMKGLDPESTQGNTNMSGAFERFSLPGAASYGFGLNLNF from the coding sequence ATGAAAAAAATCGCGCTATTACTTGCATTTTTTACATTTGGGTTGCAGGTACTCATGGCCCAGACCAAGGAGGTCTCGGGTAAAGTATCCTCTGCCGAAGATGGAGGTGCTATCCCCGGAGTATCTGTTTCTGTAAAAGGAACAACAATTGGAACTGTCACCGATATGGATGGCGTGTTCAGACTTAAAGTACCTCAAGATGCCAAAACTCTTGTTCTTTCTTTTGTAGGAATGACAACTCAGGAGATTGATCTTGGTAATCAAACTAAGATCAATGTTAAGATGGTTTCTGAAAACATCTCAGTTGATGAAGTTGTCGTCACTGCGATGGGTATTTCCAAGGAGAAAAAAGCGTTAGGGTATGCTGTTGAAAATGTCGGTGGACAGGAATTAACTCAAGCAGCCAATACCAACCTTGGAACTGCCATTCAAGGTAAAGTTTCAGGTATCGAAGTTTCATCATCATCAGGTATGCCAGGTGCTTCAACAAAAATTCAAATTCGTGGAGCCCGCTCTTTTACAGGCAACAATGCTCCGCTTTATATTGTTGATGGAACACCAATCTCTTCTACTCCTGATGTTGGCACAGGAAACTCAGTAACCGGAACTGATTATGCCGACAGAGCGTTGGATATTGATCCTGGTGATATTGAAAGTATCAATATCTTAAAAGGACAGGCTGCTTCTGCTTTATACGGAATGAGAGCTTCAAATGGTGTAGTTGTTATTACAACGAAAAGTGGAAAAGGTGCAGGAAAAGGGAAACCTCAGCTTTCATTTACAACAAATTTTGCCTTTGATGTAATATCAACAATGCCTGAATTCCAGAATGAATTTGCACAAGGAACAGGTGGAGCATATAGCCCTTCAGCTTCAACCAGTTGGGGTCCAAAAATTGCCGAACTTGCAAACGATGCAAAATACGGTGGAAACACAACGAATACATATACCAACAAAGATGGTATGAAGCAAGGCATGTACTATGTTCCTCAGAGAGCTAAAGCGGGTCTTGACCCTTGGGCTGTCCCTGCTGTTTACGACAATGCAAAAGATTTTTTCAACACAGGTTTAACTCAAAGTAACGCATTTAACATTGCTCAAGGATTTGACAAAGGTAATTTCTCATTGTCATTAGGAAATACAATGTCGAATGGGATTGTACCTTCTACTGGGCTCGACCGTTATAATGCAAAAATGTCGGCAGAAGCCCAACTAAGCAAAAGCTGGAAAATGGGTTTCTCAGGTAACTTTGTTACTTCTAAACTTACCAAACAAAGTTCTGCAAACAATGGTATTGTTGCAACTGTTTATCCGGCTCCACCAAGTTACGATCTGGCCGGAATACCTTCGTATGTTAAAGGCGACCCTTACACACAAAATACTTATCGTTCAACTTCTGGATTTGATGCCGCATATTGGGCAATCGACAATAATAAATTCACCGAACGATCTCAACGTTTCTTTGGAAACGTTTATGCTGAGTATAATACTAATCTCAATACTGAAAATCAAAAATTGGTCGTAAAATACCAATTGGGAGATGATGCATACGCAACCAACTACAGCGACATTTGGGGGTATGGTCATGCTAATGCGAAAGGGGAAGTTGACCAGTACAACTATACGATTAACGAGATGAACTCATTGCTTACAGCTGCTTACAACTGGAAAGTAAATGATGACCTTGTATTTGATGCAGTTTTGGGTAATGAGTGGGTTGAATATGGTAGAAAGTACACCGAAGGTTATGGTAAAGACTTTAACTTCTCTGGCTGGAACCACATCGATAATGCCTCAGTTTATCAAGCATCTGATTCATATCGCACTGAACGTACCATTGGTGTATTCGGGAACTTGGCTTTAGCATATAAGAGCATGCTTTATTTGAATGCTACTGGTCGTAACGACATTGTTTCAACAATGCCTCGCAACAACCGTTCATTCTTCTATCCTTCAGTATCATTAGGTTGGATATTCACCGAATTAGAATCGCTTAAAAATGAAATCCTGACTTATGGAAAACTTCGTTCTTCTTATGCTGAAGTTGGTCAGGCTGGAAATTATTATAACAGTTATTTCAGTACACCTGTATATGGTGGTGGTTTCTCTTCTGGCACACCAATTCTTTACCCAATTAATGGTGTTGTTGCCTATACTCCGTATTCAACTGTTTACGATCCTAATTTAAAACCTCAAAATACAGTTTCTTATGAATTTGGAGCCGACCTTACATTCTTTAAAGGCATTGTAAACTTTAGTTATACCTATTCAAGACAAAATGTTAAAGATCAGATTTTCTCTGTGCCTTTGGCTAGTTCAACAGGTTCTTCAAGTCTGGTTACCAATGGTGGTTCTATTCACACAAATTCTCATGAAGTAACTTTAGGTGTTAATCCAATTAAAACAAAGAACTTTAAATGGGATTTTGCATTTAATTTTTCAAAAATCGACAACTATGTGGATAAGCTGGCACCTGGTGTAAACAGTATTTTCCTTGGAGGATTTACTGAACCTCAAGTAAGAGCTGGTATTGGCGATAAATTCCCAGTAATATATGGTGTTAGTTATTTACGCAACGATGCCGGACAGATTGTAGTTGATGCTGATGGTATGCCACAATCTGGTGAAGAAAAGGTGATTGGTTCTGTATCTCCTGACTTTAGATTAGGATTTAATACATCATTTACTGTTTTCAAATTCCGTCTTTCTGCCTTATTTGATTGGAAGAACGGAGGCCAAATGTATAGCGGAACTGCCGGATTGCTTGACTATTATGGAAAAAGCAAACGTTCAGGTGAATATCGCAAATCAGATTCATTCTTGTTTGAAAAACCTGCTGTTAAGGTTACCGGAACAGATAGTAACGGAAATCCAACCTACGCAACAAATGACATTAAGATTAGCGGAGCTGATGCACAGACGTATTTTTCTAATTTAAATAATATTTCTGAATCAATGATTTATGATAATTCATTTGTCAAAATGCGTGAAATCGCACTTAATTATCCTCTAATAGACAAAAGTGGGCTTAAGGTAAACATTAATGTTTTTGCCAGAAATATTATTGTTTGGTCAAAAATGAAAGGCCTTGATCCAGAATCAACACAAGGAAATACGAATATGAGTGGCGCTTTTGAACGTTTCTCTCTTCCCGGAGCAGCAAGCTATGGATTTGGCTTAAATTTAAATTTCTAA
- a CDS encoding SusD/RagB family nutrient-binding outer membrane lipoprotein encodes MKKILIILMVFMVALSACQKLEDLNKNTKDFTAVPGEGIYNGAIRNLLNQLYTFNVNNNNTQLYMQYFAETTYPDESRYDMVTRPVPANHMNALYRTVLMNLKDATNVLTAAPLGGIDAKQRKNQLAIIEIVSVFTWSNLVETFGDMPYSEALDFSIPSPKYDDAFTIYKALITRLDAALASMDPAFGGMGAGYDNIYGGGVAGTAKWIRFANTLKMRMGLVLADKDPALSKTIVDAAEPKAFIAGDKCALTYLSASPNQNPVYTEVVVSGRFDFVVTSSITDPMNTLNDPRRAYYLWTKIDGEYKGGAQGMPNSYASFTHIDNALLKPEREVVVMDYAEAEFLRAEAAARGTYAVTDAATHYNNAIKASITAWGGTAAEADTYLAQPAVAYATATGTWQQKIGEQAYYAYYMRGFTSWLTWRRLDYPRLKGAEKHVAEVAGIPLRYSYPVSEQTLNGANYKAAAAAIGGDNALTKLFWDKESYDTLK; translated from the coding sequence ATGAAAAAGATACTTATCATTTTAATGGTCTTTATGGTAGCGTTAAGCGCTTGCCAAAAGCTTGAAGACCTCAATAAGAATACAAAAGATTTCACTGCGGTTCCTGGTGAAGGGATTTATAACGGTGCTATCCGTAATCTTTTGAATCAGCTTTATACGTTTAACGTAAACAACAACAATACGCAGTTGTATATGCAGTATTTCGCTGAAACCACTTATCCCGACGAAAGCCGCTATGATATGGTTACCCGCCCGGTTCCTGCAAATCATATGAATGCTCTTTACCGGACAGTTTTGATGAATCTTAAAGACGCAACAAATGTACTCACAGCAGCACCACTTGGGGGTATTGATGCAAAACAAAGGAAAAATCAACTTGCCATTATTGAAATCGTATCCGTTTTCACCTGGAGCAATCTGGTTGAAACCTTTGGAGATATGCCTTATTCCGAAGCTTTGGATTTTAGTATTCCATCACCAAAATACGACGATGCCTTTACAATCTACAAGGCCCTTATTACCCGTCTTGATGCTGCTCTTGCTTCAATGGATCCAGCTTTTGGAGGAATGGGTGCAGGTTACGACAACATCTATGGTGGCGGAGTAGCAGGTACAGCTAAATGGATTCGGTTTGCCAATACATTGAAAATGAGAATGGGCTTAGTCCTTGCTGACAAAGATCCAGCTCTTTCTAAAACAATTGTTGATGCTGCTGAGCCAAAAGCATTTATTGCTGGTGACAAATGTGCATTGACTTATCTTTCAGCTTCACCTAACCAAAATCCGGTTTATACTGAAGTGGTTGTAAGTGGTCGATTCGATTTTGTGGTTACCAGCAGTATTACTGACCCAATGAATACCTTGAATGACCCAAGACGTGCCTATTACCTGTGGACAAAAATTGATGGCGAGTATAAAGGTGGTGCTCAGGGTATGCCAAACTCATATGCTTCATTTACTCACATTGACAACGCATTGTTAAAACCAGAGAGAGAAGTTGTTGTGATGGATTATGCTGAAGCTGAATTCCTAAGAGCAGAAGCTGCTGCACGTGGAACTTACGCTGTTACAGATGCTGCAACTCACTACAATAATGCGATCAAAGCTTCAATCACTGCTTGGGGTGGTACTGCTGCTGAGGCCGACACTTATCTTGCTCAACCAGCAGTTGCTTATGCTACTGCCACTGGTACATGGCAACAAAAAATCGGAGAACAAGCCTATTATGCATACTATATGCGCGGATTTACTTCGTGGTTGACATGGAGAAGATTAGACTATCCACGTTTAAAAGGTGCAGAGAAACACGTAGCAGAAGTAGCCGGTATTCCACTGCGCTATTCATACCCAGTTTCAGAACAGACCCTGAATGGTGCTAACTATAAGGCTGCTGCTGCTGCAATTGGTGGTGATAATGCACTGACTAAATTATTCTGGGATAAAGAAAGTTATGATACATTAAAATAG